taaaactagcagttgcccgcgacttcgtccgcgtaaaatttctggttctGGTTTCTCCCCCCTAGAAAgtacctacgtttcaaatttcaagttaaaataacaatatttaaaacatttctatagaaacttttcccccctattttaccacccttaagaggggcatttcccaaattgactcatatattgaaaatcctttcttagcggatgcctacgtcataataactatccgcatgccaaatttcagcccgatccatccattagtttgagctgtgcattaatagatcagtcagtcagtccgtcagtcattcagtcaccttttcattttatatatttagattagtccTCCGAGGAGTTCTTGGATTTGACCAAAAAAAAACCCTAATCGCTAAATTTAATTCCAGGTCAAGAATACAACTTCAACAAACTCACGGACGAAGAAGTCAACTCCCTCGGTCAGACCTATGACTACGACTCCATAATGCACTACGCGAGAAACACCTTCAGTAAAGGCACCTACCTAGACACCATCCTGCCGCTAGAAGTGCACGGGAAGAAGAGGCCGGAGATCGGGCAGAGAGTGAGATTGAGCGCCAGTGATATCGCGCAGACTAACTTACTTTATAAGTGTGCGAGTAAGTTCAACTTTTAACTTAAAATCAAGAGATTTTCCAGTCTGCTTCGTAATAATTCTTCGTCCTATAGCTAGAGACTAGCGTGTGCCTTTATACCTAACtggatgatgctcgcgacaAATCACATaatgccagacacttagtgccgtggcaaccccctgctaaacacccttaaacttttaaactttaagggatCTGGCTGGGGGATTGCCATGATACTaacacccgtattcacaatcatagTGTGGGTTCCACAAATCAGATTATCGAAAATTGACGCGacaaaataatctgattggtggaaccacacactgtgcgttcaagcgcactgtgagacctcatagtaatgattgtgaatacgggggtgtgtctggcaatgcatgacgtaattttgagtaggtacctactattccaaagaaaatataaaaaatagactatactttaacgtaagattttttacacctttgttacctgctatctcccaaaggcaccatgatccaaacaaacgttcctccatgttttggggacaatacgcagataaactttcagcttttataaaacaacgaaggtctgccacgcgctggctcttagtctataaCTTTGATTCTACTATTTCGTGTACAGAATGTGGAAAGACATTCCTGGGCAATGCGGGCTGGTTCAACTCGCCGGGCTGGGGCTCAGAGGCTCAGCCCGCGACGCAGGAGCGCTGCGAGTGGCGCATCGTGGCAACACATGGGGAACGCGTTGTCCTCAACATTACTGGTAAGTTGACTCTCCTATTGGTCTCACTTAGGACGGACTTCTTCCCAGTAGAGAACTACAACCAACTGCGGGAATTTGCCATGGCAGAGACTTGGAGCGATCAGGTGACCTACCTGGCAGCACCGATAACCAACTACGGGAATTTGCGCACCATAGCAGAAGATGCTCGgagttcagatacaagttagcccatgactgaaatctcacctagtggtaagtgatgatgcagtctaagcgggttgacctggaaggggtatggcagtttttataaagcccacactcctttggtttctacacggcatcgtgctggaacactaaatcgcttggctttgcgcgtagggtggtaactagccacccaccccagaccagaaattttgaaattacaaaattccaaaccgAGTAAGTTCGGGATCTCAAAGTGATATCTAGTCCCCGAAGATGTAGAGAGCGAATCGAGAGGGAGTCGAGAAAGTGCCGCAGTATTGGTAATACTTACGCCAAGAACAAATACCTACCGGATCGGACGACCTctcgcgattcggcccatatccATAATCGCGAAGTTGGAGAGGCCATGATAAGTGGTGAGTAGCTCTCCCCCGTTGGTCTATTCACTATACTCTAGTGGATTATGAAGTGCCGGGCTCAAGTCCTGGGTGGGTTTTGCAAAATATTATTGGATTTTTCGTTTAAAACATTCTCTGTTGCAGCCTGTAGGAAATAACCCCTCCTCTAGTAccgtatcagtacccttattacaaatgcgaaagtgtgtttgtttgttggtttgctggtttgtccttcaaacacgtcgcaaaggtgcaacggattgacgtgattttttgcatgtgtcggaaaatcaaagagttccctcgggattttttaaaaacctaataccacgcgaacgaagccgtgggcatcagctagtcgtataataagtattaatctGGTGATGATCTGTTCTAAACTTCTATTGTACTAAAACTAATCACCTCTACAAACATAAGGGCACAAAAGCGCTTTGTAAGTCCATTTGAAGATGAAACTCGAATGAGCAACGTCATTACATCGAAGTGTTTGTTCGGGGGACGCAATTTCGGACAAAGGGCCAACCTGAGGCTCCCAAATCGGGCTGTTATGTGCTGAATGTTTATACTgaacatcagtacccatatcataaatgcgaaaatgtgtttgtttgttggttttgtgacgttgtaaattttgaactactaactagcgtttcgcttttaataaaaatcaattttgttcaaagtatgttggtgccacctagcatcaaggtgcagaactacgcgtgggtcgatgttcagagttcattcgagccacaatagatggcgtttgcttcgttgtcaattgtcgtaaaaataaaacaaaataattaaataaaaccataatatcatttgtttattgttaagtcattaacaaaacggttcttataatatatccttaggttccgcaaatattcaaaaatgaattggcttcatgatcaaactaaatgagagcggccacactcgggttgcgtctggcaacaccgattggtgagatttagaatttttctggagtcaacatgtgaagacgaattttttcgttccaggaaaatctcactccttttcgcccatggcttcgcctgggaaaatacaatagttataaatttagtcatcctaacgtat
This genomic interval from Maniola hyperantus unplaced genomic scaffold, iAphHyp1.2, whole genome shotgun sequence contains the following:
- the LOC117996024 gene encoding bone morphogenetic protein 1-like — its product is CCSFVGKRGGGAQAISIGKNCDKFGIVVHELGHVVGFWHEHTRPDRDRHVQIIRDNIMTGQEYNFNKLTDEEVNSLGQTYDYDSIMHYARNTFSKGTYLDTILPLEVHGKKRPEIGQRVRLSASDIAQTNLLYKCAKCGKTFLGNAGWFNSPGWGSEAQPATQERCEWRIVATHGERVVLNITGKLTLLLVSLRTDFFPVENYNQLREFAMAETWSDQVTYLAAPITNYGNLRTIAEDARSSDTS